The Plasmodium falciparum 3D7 genome assembly, chromosome: 5 DNA window atatatatatatatatatatatatatatatttatttatttatttatatttttatttatatttttatttttatttttgtaggCGTccaatttatatgaatacaaTAAATCTGttcataataaaatgttttattgTTACATTGTCGAAATAATCATATTAGTAGTAATAACAGTTTATTCTATTATTCACTTGAAGAATTATTTCAAGGCCCACAAATTAATGTAATtggataatatataaataaataaataaatatataaatatatatatatatatatatatatatatatatatatatgatatttaattttatgttatattattttattttattttattgttttttttttttttcttttttttttttttttaatagtccataaaatttcatttatttcattttaactttgttttatttttatttgattataaatttatttcatttcatttcatttttttaattcctcttattaaattttaaaaataaacttTTATACTTTGTGTTATGTACCCAATTTTAAGATGaacttttttatatgttttaatatattacacaATTTTAAAATGAACACACATGTTTTTCTTACttcacaaaaaatataaaatgaaacaacataaaaattatatatacataaataaaaaaaaaaaaaaaaaatatatatatatatatatatatttatatatatatgtattatacatataaagtATGGATCtgcaaaaatatttatttaacatTTATAAACTATTTTATCCTTCTTTACATAATAAATTGGTGCTCCATCCATATCGTTTaatgaatttattatttgacGTAGTTGGTTAATATCAAGTTTGGACAGTTCAGGCATTTTGTCTTTGTTTCCGAGTATAAtctacaaaaataataaaacaaataaaattaataaaataaataaaatgaataaaacaaataaaattaataaaattaataaaattaataaaataaatatatatatatatatatctatttatatatatatatatattttttttttttttttttttttttgtaccaAATCTAGTAACTCCACATCCTTTAATCCATCCCCTGGGTCATTCAATGTTACATTTTCAACAATTAATCTCTCAATTTCCTTAATATCTAATGTATCATTACTTTTATTACTTGGAAGATCATcaatcatataattttcatttccATTTTCATTAGGTTGTTcagattttttctttttctttttattacttGCTAAATCTTTCTTTTCACCAGATCTTTTTCTAGATGCTCTTTTTTGTCTTTGtctccttttcttttttaatttttcttcttcatcatcatcgtcCTCTTCGTCCTCTTCTAATTcgtcttcttcttcttcttcttcttcttcttcttcatcttcttcttcatcttcttcattGGAATCAATAATTTCTTCGCCAAATAAGGTAtacattaataattttttagcATAATTAACATCTACACTAGTAACATATCTATTTAATTTTAGTTTTGCATGAGATGAAGCTATACGTATGATTGCTTCTAATGTTCTTGGTGTTACACCTTGTATAAGTTTGTTGTGGGAATATTTGGATGCTCTTTCCCTTAAATCAGCATATAATTCTGTAATAACTTCACAAGCTTCATCACTAACTTCTGGATAAGGCTTCCATCCATCTGTTCTTTGTTTCTCATgatagaatatatttttaacataatgtaaatattttttaaaaaagggaACAGTCAGTATTTCATGTTCCAcaccatttttatcataataaatcATTTCATCTCTATTAGCAAATATTGGGGTTtcatattcttcattttcttgcatattattactatcattattttgatttatgTCTCTTTCATTGTATATACTTATGTGTTGTGCTTTTGGATTAATATCATAACTATCTGCTTGTataacaaaatttttttgattatttcGACTTTCATTCATAATAGGTTTAGCTTTTTCAGTAACATTTCTTAAAACTGATTCAGCTATTCTTTCATCGTCTTGTTCGGTAGCACTATCTCTTACTAAGAAAATTAAATCAAAACGAGAAAGTAGGGAAGGTTCAAATTGTAATTGTTGTCCCATATCTAAAGCATCATTCCAACAACCATATAAAGGATTAGCAGCTGCCAGAACCGTACATCTTGCATTTAACGTAGTGTGTATACCTGCCTTAGCTACAGTAACGGTTTGTTGTTCCATAACTTCATGTATAGCAACTCTATCTGTTGGTTGCATTTTATCAAATTCATCGATACATACAACACGTCTATCTCCCATAACCATAGCTCCTCCTTCAACTACACGTTCTCCTGTATCTTGGTCCGTAACAATGGCAGCTGTTAAACCAACTCCTGAAGATCCTCTTCCAGTAGCCGAAACGGTACCTGGCATAATACTCATTACATAACGCAAAAGTTGTGATTTTCCACAACTTGGATCTCCTACAAGcataatatgtatatcacCTCTAATATGATGAGAAGGTAAAGCACGTTCAGTTCCTCCAGCTAACATTAATACAATAGCCTTCTTTACAATATCTTGACCACATATAGATGGAGCAAATGAATAACCTAATATATCAATagtattatctttttttgcAAATGCatggaaattttttttatctgcTTCGGATATACATAAATTAGAATCGTatgtttctttattttttactaaTACATTATTTGCTATTAAAAAAGAACGACCTAAACCACTATTTGTGCTATTAGCTTGTCCACAGTTTGCTCGATATACACCCCATACTCTTACTCGATCACCACATTTAACAATATCACATAAATCATCTTCTACAATCACTTCAACCCATCTAGGCATTTGTCCGGTTGGGGCATCTTCTGGAGTTTCTTGAATAACAAATTTTTgatgatttttatatttacataatccTATTTCATGTTTATGCATAATTCTTCCTTCAGGATCTGATGCAGGAGGTCTACCAGAATCTTTGGCTGTTTTATCAAAATCAGTTATATCATAATGAGGTCTTAGATGTACAGTTTTCTCGCTAGTTTTTGCATCTGCATTCATATCATGAACAGCTTCACCTATATAAACAGATTGTACTAATTTCGGTTGAACAGTAGAACATTTATTAACAACACCTTCAACAGCTActaatttatttatcattGAACTTTGTAAACCTCTGGGTGTTACATGATGTCTACCTAACCAACCACATATACCAATTTTTGGAGGATCGATATCTACTTTACTATCTTCAGATTTCCATAATTCTTTTATGGCAGCTTGGTAAGCTGGTAAAGCTAAATAAGGTTCTTTAATTAAACATTTTGCTAATAATTCAAATTGTTCATTTCCTGTTtggaaattattaatattacatataagtCTTTgatgtattataatattcggtatgtttttattttgcaTTCTGTTATATTCATCAATAGCTTCGGTTCTTAATTCTGTAATCTTttgatgtatatatttatttgtttgtacaaataataaaaaacctTCTaataattgtttatatttctgTTGAGTAAATACAACACTTTGTCTTCCAGACTCATATTCACTAACAATATTCTGATTTAATTTCTGTAATCTCTTATCTCTACTATCTTTTTCAATTTTCATAGAGTTATCTAATATTGAAGAATGGTTTAATGAGGAATCCATCAACGTATAATTTAGCTCAGAGTTGAACGTCCTGTATTCAGACCTCCCGAAGGGGGTGCTGTTCTTTTCTATGCTCAAGCTTTCCATATTAAACAAATTATgcaaaaataaatcaatatgTTGATATGTaaatgaatgaataaattaataaatgaataaatatatatatatataataaaatggatataaaaaataaaaaaaaaggagaaaaaattaatataaatggatTTATTTCGTTTatgtcatatattattatacacgtatatatgaatatgttTAATCAATAAGGATAAAATGAAGTTCATACATagaaaatgtacatatatatatatatatatatatattatatatacgtttatattttatatatattatatatacgtttatattttatatcattaagGTTGccataatatgatataattaatcataaataaataaataaataaatatatatatatatatatatatatatatatacatttatgtgtaaattttatttacatttacattGAACGAATCTAATactaatttctttttctctttatatatacatgaaatatataaaatgtgtgtataaatttttatacattaaagttatataaataaataagtatatatatatatatatatatatattttatattatactaaTAAGAATAcgaatgagaaaaaaaaaaaaaaaaaaaaaattatatatatatatgtctttTCGAATagtataattttcatttatttattataaaaagaaataactctcttatttttttaaaactaaaaatatgtaatatgtttatatatatatataatgtaaataaatattcagGTATTATTTAAGCATAATGGAATATTATACAATTTGTTCATTcaatcatttttttcctttttttttttttttttttttttttgtatataatccagaatttaaatatacttaatattatacaaaaatgaataaatatatatatatgaatatatttatattaataaaaaaaaaaaaaaactaattatataaaatatattattatttcttctttttttttttttttttttgtttatatggaaataagaaaaataaaaaattaaagcaggtaataatagtatgtgtatatatgtatatataatatattatatatattttttttttttttatgtatacatttatttatatatacaaataattattgaaaaaatatgaactTGTCTTCGTTTACacaaataatgtatatatatatatatataatatatatatattttattttttaatttatttatttattccatataaataaaaaaaaatatataattttgttttttattatatgaatatatttattttaaagagatgaaaattttgataaaaaaacaaaaaaaaaatttattttttgttatctattatatttttaaattttttatatatatattaacttgTGCGcaaaaagatataattttaatattaagacATGAatcaaaaattatacatacatacatatatatatatatatgtacttatTACCAATGTTagctttttttcttttataagaTAAGGGTTACGTGAATATCTTTTCAaagtataattattttattattattattttttttttttaatatttttacgaAAAGTtctaaaatatttcatatatataaagatatacaacatataaatatatttatatatatatgtatattattccttatgtgtattaaaaaaaaaaaaaaaaaaaaattataacatagaataaaaaatatatttatatatatatatatatatatatatttatttatttatttattcatattgaaTCATacgaatatattattaataaaattacacatatttattataaaatcttcaaaaaaagaaataaataaagaaaaatattcttttaataatttttattataaaacattattatttgcaTAAATTTTATTCCATTGTCTCGCAACATGTTCGGCATCGTTTTTATCTTGTTTAAAATGTTCAGCAACTTTCGAATCTAAAGGATCATCAGGTTctggtgatgataataaagcTTGTATGCTTAAGAGTACTGTACGTATTTGCAATGCAGGACTccatttatcttttaatatatctaaaCAAATTCGACCTAACTTATCCtataaggaaaataaataaatagaaaagaaatatatatatatatatatatatatatatatatatgtatatatgtaaatttttttttttttcttcttacaATATTtggatgatatatttttgttaaaaaaCGAACTTTGGGAGGTTCCATCGGATATTGCTCTGGCAAGAAGAGTTCTAATTTATACGTACCACCTAATAAAttgttacatataatatatatatatatgtatatatatgtgtgtgtatatatatatttatatattattatatatttatacattccattatatcatattattattatacccTCATATGGTGTTCCATCAGGtccatttattaaaatattaaaatgacGATAATTCTCAGGAACAGGTACAGCCATAATTCCTGGGGCtgcaaaaataaaaaaaaaaaaaaatatataaacatgagCATcataaagtatatatataaaaattaaatatatatatatatatattacaaacaattattattatgtttctttatttttatattacgtGGTTCATTCGCTAAGTTTTGTGTTTCTTTTGTTATTCTTCTAGGTATTGACATATTCTATACATAAAACatacatacaaatatatatatatatatatatatatatatatatattatatatatatatatatttttaaaataaaacatcataaaataaaattatgtattatttctAAAATGATACGTGAtactttaatatatattttatggatatacaaaaaaaatacattgaaaaaaatattcaaataataatatattatcaaaataatcaaatattaatatgaataaattatgtgttataatttttttttttttttttttttttttttttccttcttttaTCATTACGTGTTTATAAAAGACTATATCtattatatgattttatagattataatacatacaatttatatttaaatttgatgcagaaatattttgttataatatatatactttttatttatttataaatatcacATTActtacatatttaaaaaaaatttattattttaaaaattttttttttttttctgggTTATtctattgtattatatatatatatatatatattatatatatatatatatatgtttttttaatatataaaatataacaaatacattatttattttttcttattcttccatatatattaaaaagaaaaaaaaaaaaaatgaaatgttatataattatatatatatatataataataataaaaaatacgaTGAAAAAAACAagtatatatctatatttaaagaataattttttttttttttttattttaataataaattttaataaaaattgaaaGCACAgattaaaatgaaatattacatatatatatatatatatataataataataatatattataatatatatataatattgcatatattatatattaatagtatatatatataatatatgtattttatattcgtgtatattttttttttttttttaattattatttcgtTGAATaccattatattataaaagaattatatataaaaaaaatattatatatatatatatatatataaagtctgtttttttttttttttttttttttttttttttttatatgttaaaatttatatttaagttataaaaataacagaTTTATTGttgcaatatatatattaaacactttcttttttttttttttttttttttttaattttattatgtataaataattttttctcttttttttttttttcccccccTTTTTAACATTgaagaattattttatttttttttattcttttgaaTAATTGTCATGTGTTATTTTAATACATGATATagttaaatgaaaaaaaatatataaatatgattattaaatacttattttataatgtattcttttttctttcttcatGAAAATGCATAATATAAGTGTagttaaaaagaaaatatattaaacgtTTCTTCATGATTAATATTTgagattttaataaaatagtagtccatatgataatatatttatatattacattttatgttcctatatatatatatatatatatttttatttatttatttatatatttttatatgtcaaaatgtataaaaatgaGTATTGTGCTGTGGTATGTATAAGAAATAATGGTTAGCTACACACAAAGCATTTTTTGAAAAGTTTCTATATTTAAGATATGTATagcattaaaaaaatgaagagtatttttatatagcATGAAAGATTTAGAAAATGAACACACGagcacacacacacatatatatatatatatatatatatatatatatacaaaatattcatatatatttgtatgaataaataaataaaacagataatatatatttatgaaataaCCACTAtggtatatttataattaataaggctttatatttttttataaggtgtatttatgttttataatttatttgcaTTTATTGAGgtttaaaaatgataaattttataaatcttaaaatatatacagagaaaataaaataaataaataaataaatataaatatatatatatatatatatatatatatatatatatatattatatttattaaaatgtcAAATTAATCATTCTCGAAAGAAGCCATttttgcaaaaaaaaaaaaaaaaaaaaaaaaaaatatacatatatatatatatatatatatatatatatatatatatatatatatatatcaatatatttatatttatttatatataacattttgtGTATACCCgcttttgtaatatattttttatgttattccTTAATATCCATATTCATTTCATCTGGTGtacatgatatattttttctcttatataacaataaGACTGCGATATTGTAATCACTACATCCTCCATAGAAATCTATGGAAGAGAATTTATGAGTGCTGACTTTATCATCATCCATTTTTAACCATAAAGAATCATTTGCATTTTtagtttttttattacttgaTTCATTTTGATCTATGTTAGaatttgaagaaaaaaattttttcatttttttccaaGCAATATAATGACCACTTTCTTCATTTCTACCTTTATGTGTAATTACCGAAATAAGTTCATATTCTCCTGTAGGTAGTTCAATAAgttcttctttatttatttggttTGTATGTTCCTGTACATGTTTTGGGTTATCATTAGAGTTATTTTGATTGTATTGATTGttgatattattttgttctatattttgtatattttccttttgaGGAGATAATGAAGTTTCTTTATCCTTTCTTTTCATAATGATATCTCTGGCAATTTTTAGTTcctctttaattttttctgaACAGAAATCATACATATCAAAAGTATCAGGAAATGAAACTTTTCTACAAATTTTGGCTGTAACAACAGACACTCCGCTATTATTGGATTCTACAATTTTTTTCGATTCAAATCGTAAGAAATGTACAATTAAATAAGGAGGTAAGGAATTAATTTCTGactttttttcatatatacattccttattatcttcatttctattttttcttattttctcATGTAATGATAACCGTATACCTTCATGTAGATGATTTACGGGTGTATTAGGTGTACCCATATAACATATTAGTTTGTTATTAAATTCTTGTGTAGTTTCAAAAATATTGTTATGggatatatctttattattatgatcattttGCTGtacactattattattattattattattattgtcattattgtcattattgttgtcgatattattattattacttgtaatatttatatttttgatttcttcctttttttcttcctttttttcatCCTTCTTTTCATCCTTCTTTTCATCCTTCTTTTCAtccttcttttctttttgttcatGTTGTTCAACAGTTTCCACAAATTTCATATTACTAATAATTTGAAAAGAAAACAATTTGTcgataattttattatccgTTTGTTCATTTAAACAAGTTAAAATTGCATTCATACATTCCTCAGCATCTTGTTGTGCATATTGTTTCGTTCTTAAATTAACACTTTTAAATTTTGGATATACATCTCTAAAAGATTTTAACAAAGTTACAGGAACATATGGTTCTGATGATTTCT harbors:
- a CDS encoding ubiquitin carboxyl-terminal hydrolase 14 yields the protein MTLVNITVKWKNQVFNNIELDVSEPLILLKTQLWQLTNVPPEKQKLMYKGLLKDDVDLSLLNIKENDKIMLVGSAESLVEKPKDIIFEEDLTNEEKQKIHTKENIIFEEQGIVNLGNTCYFNAVLQFLTSFDDLGNFLRSYKSKESKLIKTNKDILFDSFIEFAHSFEKSSEPYVPVTLLKSFRDVYPKFKSVNLRTKQYAQQDAEECMNAILTCLNEQTDNKIIDKLFSFQIISNMKFVETVEQHEQKEKKDEKKDEKKDEKKDEKKEEKKEEIKNINITSNNNNIDNNNDNNDNNNNNNNNSVQQNDHNNKDISHNNIFETTQEFNNKLICYMGTPNTPVNHLHEGIRLSLHEKIRKNRNEDNKECIYEKKSEINSLPPYLIVHFLRFESKKIVESNNSGVSVVTAKICRKVSFPDTFDMYDFCSEKIKEELKIARDIIMKRKDKETSLSPQKENIQNIEQNNINNQYNQNNSNDNPKHVQEHTNQINKEELIELPTGEYELISVITHKGRNEESGHYIAWKKMKKFFSSNSNIDQNESSNKKTKNANDSLWLKMDDDKVSTHKFSSIDFYGGCSDYNIAVLLLYKRKNISCTPDEMNMDIKE
- a CDS encoding DNA replication licensing factor MCM3, putative; its protein translation is MESLSIEKNSTPFGRSEYRTFNSELNYTLMDSSLNHSSILDNSMKIEKDSRDKRLQKLNQNIVSEYESGRQSVVFTQQKYKQLLEGFLLFVQTNKYIHQKITELRTEAIDEYNRMQNKNIPNIIIHQRLICNINNFQTGNEQFELLAKCLIKEPYLALPAYQAAIKELWKSEDSKVDIDPPKIGICGWLGRHHVTPRGLQSSMINKLVAVEGVVNKCSTVQPKLVQSVYIGEAVHDMNADAKTSEKTVHLRPHYDITDFDKTAKDSGRPPASDPEGRIMHKHEIGLCKYKNHQKFVIQETPEDAPTGQMPRWVEVIVEDDLCDIVKCGDRVRVWGVYRANCGQANSTNSGLGRSFLIANNVLVKNKETYDSNLCISEADKKNFHAFAKKDNTIDILGYSFAPSICGQDIVKKAIVLMLAGGTERALPSHHIRGDIHIMLVGDPSCGKSQLLRYVMSIMPGTVSATGRGSSGVGLTAAIVTDQDTGERVVEGGAMVMGDRRVVCIDEFDKMQPTDRVAIHEVMEQQTVTVAKAGIHTTLNARCTVLAAANPLYGCWNDALDMGQQLQFEPSLLSRFDLIFLVRDSATEQDDERIAESVLRNVTEKAKPIMNESRNNQKNFVIQADSYDINPKAQHISIYNERDINQNNDSNNMQENEEYETPIFANRDEMIYYDKNGVEHEILTVPFFKKYLHYVKNIFYHEKQRTDGWKPYPEVSDEACEVITELYADLRERASKYSHNKLIQGVTPRTLEAIIRIASSHAKLKLNRYVTSVDVNYAKKLLMYTLFGEEIIDSNEEDEEEDEEEEEEEEEEDELEEDEEDDDDEEEKLKKKRRQRQKRASRKRSGEKKDLASNKKKKKKSEQPNENGNENYMIDDLPSNKSNDTLDIKEIERLIVENVTLNDPGDGLKDVELLDLIILGNKDKMPELSKLDINQLRQIINSLNDMDGAPIYYVKKDKIVYKC
- a CDS encoding ubiquitin-conjugating enzyme E2 N, putative — encoded protein: MSIPRRITKETQNLANEPPPGIMAVPVPENYRHFNILINGPDGTPYEGGTYKLELFLPEQYPMEPPKVRFLTKIYHPNIDKLGRICLDILKDKWSPALQIRTVLLSIQALLSSPEPDDPLDSKVAEHFKQDKNDAEHVARQWNKIYANNNVL